A genome region from Populus alba chromosome 5, ASM523922v2, whole genome shotgun sequence includes the following:
- the LOC118029269 gene encoding WAT1-related protein At4g08290 — protein MGDQTSAGKFTVVFNKMTPYILMVCVQFGSAGNYILSMISLNRGMNRYVLIVYRNGVAALALAPFALLFERKTRPRITLPIFLRIMALGFLEPILDQGFSYLGMQYTSATFTSAIMNAVPSVTFVIALIFRLERVRIKEIRSQAKVVGTLVTLGGALLMTVYKGPVIGLPWSQKTSQHGSTAASSDKHWVTGTLLLLVGCVSWSAFYVLQMETLKKYPAEVSLASLICLAGSMQSLAIALVVAHHPSSWAVGWDARLFTPLYTGIVASGITYYVQGLVMKTRGPVFVTAFNPLCMIIVAALGSLILAEKLHLGSVLGGIIIAIGLYSVVWGKRKDYASPEELSTTAAKGNQELPIATTNTATT, from the exons ATGGGAGACCAGACATCCGCTGGGAAGTTCACCGTAGTTTTCAATAAGATGACGCCTTATATCCTAATGGTGTGCGTGCAATTTGGGTCTGCAGGGAATTACATATTGAGCATGATAAGTCTCAACCGTGGAATGAATCGCTATGTGCTCATCGTGTACCGCAACGGCGTCGCCGCCCTTGCTCTTGCTCCTTTTGCTCTGCTTTTTGAAAG GAAAACCAGGCCAAGGATTACGTTGCCAATATTTCTACGAATAATGGCTCTCGGATTCTTAGA GCCGATCCTTGACCAAGGCTTCAGTTACTTGGGGATGCAATACACATCCGCAACGTTTACATCTGCCATTATGAATGCTGTTCCTTCTGTCACTTTTGTGATTGCTTTGATTTTCCG GTTAGAGCGAGTGAGAATTAAGGAAATACGCAGCCAAGCTAAGGTGGTTGGGACCCTAGTAACCTTGGGAGGAGCTTTGCTGATGACAGTTTACAAAGGCCCTGTGATTGGTCTACCATGGTCTCAGAAAACAAGCCAACACGGAAGTACTGCTGCCTCGTCTGATAAACATTGGGTGACCGGGACACTGTTGCTCCTTGTTGGTTGTGTTTCATGGTCCGCTTTCTACGTACTGCAG ATGGAAACGTTAAAGAAGTATCCGGCGGAAGTGAGTCTAGCCTCCTTGATATGCTTGGCAGGCAGCATGCAAAGTTTAGCCATAGCCCTTGTTGTAGCACACCACCCTAGTTCATGGGCCGTTGGCTGGGACGCTAGGCTCTTCACTCCCCTTTATACA GGGATTGTTGCCTCTGGAATCACTTATTATGTGCAAGGTCTCGTGATGAAGACAAGAGGCCCGGTATTTGTCACAGCTTTTAATCCCCTCTGCATGATCATAGTCGCTGCCCTTGGGTCTCTTATTTTAGCCGAGAAACTTCATCTTGGAAG TGTTCTTGGAGGCATCATAATCGCAATTGGCCTCTATTCTGTTGTGTGGGGTAAGAGGAAGGACTACGCTAGCCCAGAAGAATTATCCACCACAGCAGCCAAGGGTAATCAGGAACTACCGATCGCCACAACCAATACTGCTACAACTTAG